Proteins co-encoded in one Gracilimonas sp. genomic window:
- a CDS encoding SCO family protein, with amino-acid sequence MRRSTLLAISMLAVFLTSHSAQAQVNRETPDALQDLGIDEHLGDYIPLDAKFATSEGDSVVLGDLLEEGKPVLLNPLYYECPMLCGLVIDGVINVVDELAWKPGKEFIVISISIDPEENAELAAKSKKNYLAGMDSTTKAGWHFLTGKKDQIDKVIEAVGFEYKEIEQTGEFAHSAAIMLLSPQGKITRYLYGISYDSFNVRSALYESADGTIGNTVDKLVMFCYQYDPDSGSYAPVAINIMKLGGLATLIILGIFLGVLWLREKRKKPTSKTEFN; translated from the coding sequence ATGAGACGTTCTACACTGTTAGCAATTAGCATGCTTGCAGTGTTTCTGACTTCACATTCTGCCCAAGCGCAGGTTAATCGTGAAACGCCGGATGCGCTGCAAGATCTCGGTATTGATGAGCATTTGGGAGACTATATCCCTCTTGATGCTAAGTTTGCAACCTCCGAAGGTGACAGTGTTGTGCTTGGTGATTTACTGGAGGAAGGAAAACCTGTTTTATTGAACCCGCTATACTACGAATGCCCGATGTTATGCGGGCTTGTAATAGACGGAGTGATTAATGTTGTTGATGAACTGGCCTGGAAGCCCGGTAAAGAATTTATTGTAATCTCTATCAGTATTGACCCTGAGGAAAATGCTGAACTGGCAGCTAAGTCAAAAAAAAATTACCTGGCCGGTATGGACTCCACCACGAAAGCAGGTTGGCACTTCCTCACCGGAAAGAAAGATCAGATTGACAAAGTAATTGAAGCTGTTGGATTTGAATACAAAGAAATTGAACAAACCGGAGAGTTTGCCCACAGTGCGGCAATCATGCTCCTGAGTCCGCAAGGTAAGATTACCCGTTATTTGTACGGCATCTCCTACGACTCATTCAATGTTCGCAGTGCCTTGTATGAATCTGCGGACGGAACGATTGGTAACACCGTCGATAAACTTGTGATGTTCTGTTATCAATACGATCCGGATTCCGGCAGTTATGCGCCGGTAGCAATTAATATTATGAAGCTTGGCGGCTTGGCTACACTGATAATTCTCGGTATATTCCTCGGCGTGCTTTGGCTTCGCGAAAAACGCAAAAAACCAACCTCAAAAACTGAATTTAACTAA
- a CDS encoding DUF3341 domain-containing protein, whose product MSTTEKNDLYGVIAEFRNPKELIDVAKTMSKSGFSKFDTFSPFPIHGMDKAMNLKKSKLGWIVIGHACIGFFGALAMMYYMAVIDYPMNISGKPFFNAPAWVPITFELTVLLSSFGAVFGMFFLNGLPKLNNPLFNVERFKKATDDGFFACIEAEDDMFDADKVKKLFEEAGATHIEEVYE is encoded by the coding sequence ATGAGTACAACAGAAAAGAATGATTTATACGGCGTTATAGCCGAGTTCAGAAATCCCAAGGAGCTGATTGATGTTGCCAAAACAATGTCAAAGTCAGGGTTCAGCAAGTTTGATACCTTTAGTCCTTTCCCTATTCATGGAATGGATAAGGCCATGAACCTCAAAAAGTCAAAGCTTGGCTGGATTGTAATCGGACATGCGTGTATCGGTTTCTTTGGAGCACTGGCTATGATGTATTACATGGCTGTTATTGATTACCCGATGAATATCAGCGGTAAACCGTTTTTTAACGCCCCTGCTTGGGTTCCTATCACTTTTGAATTAACAGTGCTTCTGTCTTCCTTCGGAGCTGTATTCGGGATGTTTTTCCTGAACGGACTTCCGAAACTGAATAATCCTCTTTTCAACGTTGAGCGATTTAAGAAAGCAACCGACGATGGTTTCTTTGCCTGCATTGAAGCTGAAGACGATATGTTTGATGCCGATAAGGTTAAGAAACTATTCGAAGAAGCCGGTGCTACTCACATTGAGGAAGTTTATGAATAA
- the ctaD gene encoding cytochrome c oxidase subunit I codes for MATAEVTPSSSGNVRTLKVKRFKPSEDPKNTYLTDEKGLWAWMTTVDHKKIGLMYLGSVALFFLLGGVLALLLRTELLTPAKTFIEADTYNQFFTLHGAIMVFFVLVPSIPAALGNFVLPMQLGAKDVAFPRLNLASFYIYVIGAIFTFIALANNGLDTGWTFYTPYSTTSSSSVIWVTLGVFILGFSSILTGTNFISTIHKMRAPGITWGKLPLNIWALYATSIIQVLATPVLAITLLLLTMERFLGIGIFDPALGGDPVLFQHFFWFYSHPAVYIMIVPGFGIISEVITTFSKKHIFGYWAIALSSLAIAFIGFLVWGHHMFTSGQSAVATTVFSFLTFLVGIPTGIKILNWIATLYKGSIEMKTPMLYVFIFLFLFSIGGFTGIMLGALSADIHLHDTYYVVAHFHYVMMGGTLIALLAGLHYWWPKMTGKMYNEFQAKIGAVLIFVGFNVTFLPQFIMGSQGMPRRYYNYIDQFTIFHQTSTIGSYILGVGFLLIAYYLMKSLFTGEKAGSNPWGSRGLEWQATSPPDFHNFDHTPVIINGPYDYHKPMEEFQLGLADSHNGHDPSHEAAEVTAARKKVESN; via the coding sequence ATGGCAACAGCTGAAGTAACACCTTCCTCTTCAGGGAACGTACGAACATTAAAAGTTAAGCGGTTTAAGCCGTCCGAAGACCCAAAAAATACCTATTTGACCGATGAAAAAGGTCTTTGGGCCTGGATGACGACAGTAGATCACAAGAAAATCGGACTTATGTACCTGGGTTCGGTTGCCCTCTTCTTTCTGCTGGGTGGAGTGCTTGCTCTCTTATTAAGAACCGAGCTCCTGACCCCTGCAAAAACGTTCATCGAAGCCGATACATATAACCAATTCTTTACCCTGCACGGTGCCATTATGGTATTCTTTGTGCTCGTTCCCTCCATCCCGGCCGCTTTGGGTAACTTTGTACTTCCCATGCAGCTTGGAGCCAAGGATGTAGCCTTCCCCCGGCTAAACCTCGCAAGTTTCTACATTTACGTGATTGGAGCCATCTTCACCTTTATTGCTTTGGCAAATAATGGACTGGACACCGGCTGGACGTTCTACACACCTTACAGTACCACCTCTTCATCCAGTGTGATTTGGGTAACCTTAGGAGTCTTTATACTTGGTTTCTCCTCTATTTTAACCGGTACAAATTTTATTTCTACCATTCATAAGATGAGAGCTCCCGGTATTACCTGGGGCAAACTCCCTCTGAATATCTGGGCGCTGTATGCAACCAGTATCATTCAGGTATTAGCTACGCCGGTATTGGCGATCACGCTTTTACTGTTGACCATGGAGCGTTTCCTGGGAATCGGAATTTTTGACCCGGCTCTTGGCGGTGATCCCGTACTATTCCAGCATTTCTTCTGGTTCTACTCACACCCTGCGGTATATATCATGATTGTACCGGGTTTTGGAATCATCTCTGAAGTAATTACCACCTTCTCTAAGAAACACATTTTCGGATACTGGGCGATTGCACTTTCATCTCTTGCTATTGCATTTATTGGATTCCTCGTTTGGGGACACCACATGTTTACCTCCGGTCAGTCTGCCGTGGCAACTACCGTATTTTCATTCCTGACTTTCCTCGTTGGTATTCCAACTGGTATCAAGATTCTAAACTGGATCGCTACACTGTATAAGGGGTCAATCGAGATGAAGACTCCAATGCTTTATGTATTTATCTTCCTGTTCTTGTTCTCCATTGGAGGATTTACAGGGATTATGCTTGGTGCTCTTTCTGCCGACATTCACCTGCACGACACATACTACGTGGTAGCTCACTTTCATTATGTAATGATGGGTGGAACCCTTATTGCTCTGTTAGCCGGACTCCATTACTGGTGGCCTAAGATGACCGGTAAGATGTACAATGAATTTCAGGCAAAAATCGGAGCCGTACTTATATTCGTCGGCTTTAACGTAACCTTTCTCCCGCAGTTTATTATGGGATCACAAGGAATGCCACGACGTTATTACAACTACATCGATCAGTTTACAATTTTCCATCAAACCTCAACCATTGGATCATACATCCTTGGTGTTGGGTTCCTGCTTATCGCATATTACCTGATGAAGTCATTATTTACAGGTGAGAAAGCCGGATCTAACCCCTGGGGTAGTCGTGGACTGGAATGGCAGGCAACTTCACCGCCCGACTTCCACAACTTCGATCATACTCCGGTTATCATTAACGGACCATATGATTATCACAAACCGATGGAAGAATTCCAGCTTGGTCTGGCTGACTCTCATAACGGTCATGACCCAAGCCATGAGGCTGCAGAAGTGACTGCTGCCCGGAAGAAGGTAGAATCCAACTAA
- the nrfD gene encoding NrfD/PsrC family molybdoenzyme membrane anchor subunit, which yields MSKYQYVPEPALVKGDHDFSSLTRLITDINLRPTPKAWYLCMIAANGLLFVMVAAIGYLIWEGTGIWGLNNPVGWGWAIINFVWWVGIGHAGTLISAILFLFRQDWRTAINRFAEAMTIFAVMCAGVFPAIHVGRIWVIYWVFPVPNSMAMWPNFNSPLLWDVFAVSTYFTVSLLFWYVGLVPDLATIRDRATDKIRKVVYGIFSLGWTGSNRHWWNYEKAYMILAGLATPLVLSVHTIVSFDFAVSMIPGWHTTIFPPYFVAGAIFSGFAMVLTLMIVARKIYGMKDIMTDDHMEKMNIVILVTGSMVGFAYMMEFFIAWYSGVEYEKAIFILRATGPYAWAYWAMMTCNVLSPQFFWSKKLRRSVGFTFFISIVVNIGMWFERFVITVTSLANDYLPSSWDYYSPTIWDVLTYVGTFGLFFTMFLLFLRFLPMVALAEIKAVIPLADPHNYDEETKEFEAPKVEVPKPQAEKV from the coding sequence ATGAGTAAATACCAATACGTACCGGAACCCGCTCTTGTAAAAGGCGACCATGACTTTTCGAGCCTTACGAGACTGATTACCGATATAAATTTACGCCCTACTCCAAAAGCATGGTACCTATGCATGATTGCCGCAAACGGCCTGCTTTTTGTTATGGTTGCCGCCATTGGCTACCTGATCTGGGAAGGAACTGGAATTTGGGGACTTAACAATCCCGTTGGTTGGGGTTGGGCCATCATTAACTTTGTATGGTGGGTTGGTATTGGTCACGCCGGCACCCTGATTTCGGCGATTTTATTTCTCTTTCGGCAGGACTGGCGTACCGCTATTAACCGTTTTGCGGAAGCTATGACCATTTTTGCAGTAATGTGTGCCGGTGTATTCCCGGCTATTCACGTTGGTCGTATCTGGGTTATTTACTGGGTGTTCCCGGTTCCTAACTCTATGGCAATGTGGCCAAACTTCAACTCTCCCCTTCTTTGGGACGTGTTTGCGGTTTCTACCTACTTCACCGTTTCCCTGCTATTCTGGTATGTGGGACTGGTTCCTGACCTTGCAACCATTCGTGATCGTGCAACCGACAAAATCAGAAAGGTTGTGTACGGAATTTTCTCTCTTGGATGGACCGGTTCAAACCGTCACTGGTGGAATTACGAGAAAGCTTATATGATTCTGGCCGGTTTGGCAACTCCGCTGGTACTTTCGGTACACACCATTGTATCCTTTGACTTTGCCGTTTCCATGATTCCGGGATGGCACACCACTATTTTCCCTCCTTATTTTGTTGCCGGTGCTATTTTCTCCGGTTTTGCGATGGTACTTACCCTGATGATTGTTGCCCGCAAGATCTATGGAATGAAAGACATCATGACGGATGATCACATGGAAAAAATGAATATTGTGATCCTCGTTACCGGCTCTATGGTAGGCTTTGCTTACATGATGGAGTTCTTCATCGCCTGGTATAGTGGCGTTGAATATGAGAAAGCGATTTTTATTCTGAGAGCAACCGGTCCTTATGCATGGGCATACTGGGCGATGATGACTTGTAACGTGTTGTCCCCTCAGTTCTTCTGGTCCAAGAAATTACGCCGCAGCGTTGGCTTCACCTTCTTTATTTCAATTGTGGTGAACATCGGTATGTGGTTTGAACGATTTGTAATTACGGTAACTTCACTGGCAAACGATTACCTGCCATCCAGCTGGGACTATTATTCCCCAACCATTTGGGACGTATTAACTTACGTTGGAACATTTGGTCTGTTTTTCACCATGTTCCTCCTGTTCTTGCGCTTCCTGCCAATGGTTGCACTCGCGGAAATTAAAGCAGTGATTCCTCTGGCTGATCCTCACAATTACGATGAGGAAACCAAGGAATTTGAAGCCCCTAAAGTAGAAGTACCGAAACCTCAAGCTGAGAAGGTTTAA
- a CDS encoding cytochrome c oxidase subunit 3 family protein has protein sequence MANHSTSHPTHVQHHFVDSDQQFDTAKMGMWVFLVNEILFFGGLFCAYIIYRAWYPELFTEAALELNTFWGAVNTVVLIGSSLTVAMAIRSVQKDQIKGLKINLLITIALAVVFMVIKAFEYAHKFELGIFPGEYYTYEGLEHAQAAIFFSIYYMLTGVHALHVIIGIGLIYWIYLRAKKGEFSSEYYTPVEITGLYWHLVDLIWIFLFPLLYLIE, from the coding sequence ATGGCGAATCATTCGACTTCACACCCCACGCATGTGCAGCATCACTTTGTTGACTCTGATCAGCAATTTGACACCGCAAAAATGGGTATGTGGGTGTTCTTGGTAAACGAAATCCTATTCTTTGGCGGATTATTCTGTGCTTATATCATATATAGAGCATGGTATCCTGAACTTTTCACCGAAGCAGCCCTTGAGCTGAATACCTTTTGGGGAGCCGTAAACACGGTGGTTCTGATCGGTAGTAGTTTGACGGTAGCGATGGCTATACGTTCCGTACAGAAAGACCAGATCAAAGGGCTTAAAATCAATCTCTTGATAACAATCGCTCTGGCTGTAGTGTTTATGGTGATTAAAGCTTTCGAGTATGCCCACAAATTTGAGCTGGGAATCTTTCCGGGCGAATATTACACCTACGAAGGACTTGAACACGCCCAGGCAGCTATCTTCTTCAGCATCTATTACATGCTGACCGGCGTTCACGCCCTTCACGTAATAATTGGAATCGGGCTCATTTACTGGATTTACCTGCGTGCTAAGAAAGGAGAATTCAGCAGTGAATATTATACCCCTGTTGAGATCACCGGCCTGTACTGGCACTTGGTTGACCTCATCTGGATCTTCCTGTTTCCACTCCTCTATCTCATTGAATGA
- a CDS encoding transposase, whose translation MSEKYSSEFKAKVALEAVAQGRSVIEKIAQKHDVSEDDVIEWAAQLQDEASQIFTTETAHADEAVTEEVDITTENEEFAGAVEHGVMSDNLNYNKLIFWSTLGTALVIIFVIGLVYFSQYSLFEAQKQVSAQSGYSEVQELKAEQDQELNSFGVVDLEEGIYRIPIDSAISRIATD comes from the coding sequence ATGTCAGAAAAGTATAGCTCAGAATTTAAAGCAAAAGTAGCACTCGAAGCTGTAGCTCAGGGGCGTTCTGTGATTGAGAAGATTGCTCAAAAGCATGACGTTTCAGAAGATGATGTAATTGAGTGGGCTGCTCAGCTTCAGGATGAAGCTTCTCAGATTTTTACTACCGAAACGGCACATGCCGATGAGGCTGTAACAGAGGAAGTTGACATCACAACTGAAAATGAAGAGTTTGCCGGTGCCGTAGAGCACGGCGTGATGAGTGACAACCTCAACTACAACAAATTGATCTTCTGGTCTACTCTGGGAACCGCACTCGTTATTATTTTTGTTATCGGTTTAGTCTATTTTTCTCAATACAGCCTTTTTGAAGCTCAAAAACAGGTATCAGCCCAAAGCGGTTATTCAGAAGTACAAGAATTAAAAGCTGAACAAGATCAAGAGCTGAATAGCTTTGGAGTGGTTGACCTTGAGGAAGGTATTTACAGAATTCCTATTGATAGCGCTATTAGTAGAATAGCCACAGACTGA
- a CDS encoding MBL fold metallo-hydrolase has product MSLSRTTLGSFELYTIETGDFRLDGGAMFGVVPKTLWSRGLPADEKNRIPMTMRCLLIKSKNTGKLYLIDNGAGTKFNDKMEDIYQLDYSVKNLKNSFEHHGFSFEDVTDIIFTHLHFDHCGGSSFYNEDEELELTFPNAQYHVVKKHWENATNPNAREKASFLPENIQPIKESGKLNLVEENHEYEAGLSAINVDGHTIGQQLPKIESTEGSIVFVADLLPTHVHVPLPWVMGYDMYPVQTLSEKDAFLRQAAENNWNLYLEHDAHQEIIRIEHNDGRFSVAETLTLNDL; this is encoded by the coding sequence ATGAGCTTATCAAGAACCACCCTTGGATCCTTTGAATTATATACCATTGAAACGGGAGACTTCCGCTTAGACGGCGGTGCTATGTTTGGCGTAGTTCCCAAAACGTTATGGTCGCGAGGGTTGCCGGCCGATGAGAAAAACCGCATCCCCATGACCATGCGCTGCCTGCTGATTAAATCCAAAAACACCGGTAAGCTTTATCTTATTGACAACGGTGCCGGAACCAAGTTCAATGATAAAATGGAAGATATTTACCAGCTTGATTACAGCGTCAAAAACCTGAAGAACTCTTTTGAGCATCACGGGTTTTCTTTTGAGGATGTAACCGACATCATTTTTACACACCTACATTTTGATCATTGCGGAGGCAGCAGTTTCTATAATGAAGATGAAGAGCTGGAGTTAACCTTCCCGAATGCACAATATCATGTAGTGAAGAAGCACTGGGAAAATGCAACGAACCCCAATGCACGGGAAAAAGCCAGTTTTCTGCCTGAAAACATCCAGCCGATTAAAGAATCCGGTAAACTGAATCTGGTAGAAGAAAATCACGAATATGAAGCCGGCCTTTCCGCTATTAATGTTGACGGGCATACCATTGGTCAACAGTTGCCGAAAATTGAATCTACTGAAGGTTCGATTGTTTTTGTTGCTGACTTACTGCCTACCCATGTCCACGTTCCCCTTCCCTGGGTAATGGGCTATGATATGTATCCGGTTCAAACCCTGAGTGAAAAAGATGCGTTTTTAAGGCAGGCCGCAGAAAACAATTGGAACCTGTATTTAGAGCATGATGCCCATCAGGAAATCATCCGCATTGAGCACAATGACGGGCGGTTCTCAGTAGCTGAAACCCTGACGCTGAATGACCTCTGA
- a CDS encoding cytochrome C oxidase subunit IV family protein, which produces MSAHNHEHHVSSAGQLWAVGTALLILTIITVVLAKFVAIPPPFDVVTAMAVALVKAFLVAAFFMNLYWDVKFNAMLLIMAVCFFILMVGITLLDTMYRNDVVPSF; this is translated from the coding sequence ATGAGCGCACATAATCACGAACATCACGTTTCTTCAGCAGGCCAGCTTTGGGCCGTTGGTACCGCATTGCTGATTTTGACTATCATTACCGTAGTACTGGCGAAATTTGTTGCCATTCCACCTCCCTTCGATGTAGTTACCGCCATGGCTGTTGCATTGGTAAAAGCATTTTTGGTAGCCGCATTTTTCATGAACCTGTACTGGGATGTCAAGTTCAACGCCATGCTGCTTATCATGGCCGTTTGTTTCTTTATACTGATGGTAGGCATTACTTTACTGGACACCATGTACAGAAACGATGTGGTTCCTTCTTTTTAG
- the coxB gene encoding cytochrome c oxidase subunit II: MGSLFDFMLPELKSPMTGASTDALMAFIHIVSFILLAGVTIAMIYFAIKYKRKSENDKTPLITHNNTLEITWSVIPLLLVFVVFGWGYKGWLNLKTVPDNAYEIQVSAYKWGWTFKYETGAQVGNEVHVPAGRPVKLVMQSQDVLHSFFVPDYRIKQDVLPNRYTYVWFQAEEAGESQVFCTEYCGTSHSDMLAKVIVHTEEDFKAWLDEQGTGGGGTPVERGEQLATLQGCVSCHSVDGSDGIGPTWQGLWEQERNFEDGSSEIADANYIRESILNPGDKIVEGYQNQMVSYEGRLSDDDISDIIEYIKTLEE; encoded by the coding sequence ATGGGCAGTTTATTCGATTTTATGCTCCCGGAGCTTAAATCTCCGATGACGGGAGCAAGTACCGATGCGCTGATGGCATTCATCCACATCGTCAGTTTTATCCTTCTTGCCGGTGTTACCATTGCAATGATCTATTTTGCAATCAAGTACAAGCGCAAATCAGAAAATGATAAAACTCCGCTTATCACCCACAACAACACCCTGGAAATTACCTGGTCGGTAATACCCCTTCTGCTGGTTTTTGTTGTTTTTGGATGGGGATACAAAGGATGGCTGAATCTCAAAACCGTACCCGATAACGCATACGAAATTCAGGTTTCTGCCTACAAGTGGGGCTGGACTTTCAAATATGAAACCGGAGCACAGGTTGGTAACGAAGTGCATGTACCCGCCGGTCGGCCGGTTAAATTGGTGATGCAGTCTCAGGACGTACTTCACTCCTTTTTTGTACCAGATTACCGAATTAAGCAAGACGTGCTGCCAAACCGATACACCTATGTTTGGTTCCAGGCTGAAGAAGCCGGTGAATCACAGGTTTTCTGTACCGAATATTGCGGTACCTCCCACTCTGATATGTTGGCTAAAGTAATTGTGCACACCGAAGAAGACTTTAAAGCCTGGCTCGATGAGCAAGGAACCGGCGGTGGCGGAACTCCCGTGGAACGCGGTGAACAACTTGCCACCTTACAAGGTTGTGTAAGCTGTCACTCTGTAGATGGATCTGATGGTATTGGCCCAACATGGCAGGGCCTGTGGGAACAAGAACGTAATTTCGAAGACGGTTCTTCTGAAATTGCTGATGCAAACTATATCAGAGAGTCTATTCTGAATCCCGGCGACAAAATTGTTGAAGGATATCAAAACCAAATGGTTAGCTATGAGGGTCGCCTTAGTGACGACGACATCTCCGACATTATTGAATACATTAAAACGTTAGAAGAATAA
- a CDS encoding c-type cytochrome, whose product MNIKRMFKIAGVFALGVTLSACQGQLSEKPPIHPNMNMDQQPRVEAQEENNFFADGRAMRQPVDGTVARGLAKTDLAYYEGIEENGDFIDYIPVDLTKSFLYRGKERYEIYCAPCHGQTGAGNGIIMEGNYGYVPAPSYHDQRVRELSDGELYSAIYNGVRTMPSYSTQVPVEDRWAIVAYIRALQESQNINEQEIQEYPVDVDAMQTAFAAEQARQDSIEAARTPDEAPQATVDLGKEVITANGCAACHNEDGTPGGIGPTWAGLFGSEGEVITADGETITVTKDEDYIRESIVAPEAAKPVDYAQGVMASYSYLADHEIESIVLYIKNLSEN is encoded by the coding sequence ATGAACATTAAAAGAATGTTTAAGATTGCGGGCGTCTTTGCGCTCGGAGTCACTTTATCGGCCTGTCAGGGTCAGCTTTCTGAAAAGCCCCCTATTCACCCCAACATGAATATGGACCAGCAGCCGAGAGTAGAAGCACAGGAAGAAAATAACTTTTTTGCGGATGGCCGTGCCATGCGTCAGCCGGTGGATGGAACCGTTGCCCGTGGATTGGCAAAAACAGACCTTGCTTACTACGAAGGAATTGAAGAAAACGGTGATTTTATTGATTACATCCCGGTTGACCTAACCAAGTCATTCCTTTACAGAGGTAAAGAACGCTACGAAATTTATTGCGCTCCCTGCCACGGACAAACCGGTGCAGGTAATGGTATTATTATGGAAGGAAATTACGGATACGTTCCGGCACCTTCATACCACGATCAAAGAGTAAGAGAATTATCTGACGGTGAGTTGTATTCCGCTATTTATAACGGCGTACGTACCATGCCTTCCTACTCCACACAGGTACCTGTTGAAGACCGCTGGGCTATTGTAGCATACATTCGCGCCTTACAGGAAAGCCAGAATATCAATGAGCAGGAAATTCAGGAATATCCGGTTGATGTAGATGCAATGCAGACTGCATTTGCTGCTGAACAAGCCCGTCAAGATTCTATTGAAGCAGCCAGAACTCCTGATGAGGCTCCTCAGGCTACAGTAGATCTGGGTAAAGAAGTAATTACAGCGAACGGATGTGCTGCCTGCCACAACGAAGACGGCACACCCGGAGGCATTGGGCCAACTTGGGCCGGACTGTTTGGAAGCGAAGGTGAGGTAATAACCGCTGACGGCGAGACTATCACCGTTACTAAAGATGAAGATTACATTCGCGAGTCCATCGTTGCTCCTGAAGCTGCAAAACCTGTTGATTATGCACAGGGTGTGATGGCTTCTTACAGCTACCTCGCCGACCATGAAATTGAGTCGATCGTGCTTTACATCAAAAATCTATCTGAAAACTAA